One segment of Mycolicibacterium sp. YH-1 DNA contains the following:
- a CDS encoding aldehyde dehydrogenase family protein — MTTMATSTPAAALPTADELRKRVRAALGAIGARCDLREPGTSGLPARTPITDDMLFAIDETTSAQAQEAIAAAATAFAGWRVTPAPVRGALVARLGELLIEHKSDLATLVTVEAGKITSEALGEVQEMIDVCQFAVGLSRQLYGKTIASERPGHRLMETWHPLGVVGVITAFNFPVAVWAWNTAVALVCGNTVVWKPSELTPLTAIACQALIERAADDVGAPHDVSRLVLGAREIGELLVDDARVALLSATGSVRMGREVGPRVAQRFGKALLELGGNNAAIVAPSADLDLAVRGIVFAAAGTAGQRCTSMRRVIAHTSVVDTLVERIEQAYRSLPVGDPAAEGTLVGPLIHERAYRDMVGALEQARADGGEVIGGEHVEVDAGGFYVRPALVRMPAQTAVVHDETFAPILYVLTYDDLDEAIALNNAVPQGLSSAIFTTDIREAERFMAADGSDCGIANVNIGTSGAEIGGAFGGEKQTGGGRESGSDSWKAYMRRATNTVNYSSELPLAQGVQFG, encoded by the coding sequence ATGACCACCATGGCAACCTCCACGCCCGCTGCGGCCCTGCCCACCGCCGACGAGTTGCGCAAGAGGGTTCGCGCGGCGCTGGGCGCGATCGGTGCGCGATGCGACCTCCGCGAACCGGGCACCTCTGGCCTTCCCGCCCGTACACCCATCACCGACGACATGTTGTTCGCCATTGACGAGACCACCTCGGCGCAGGCGCAGGAGGCCATAGCCGCCGCAGCCACGGCATTCGCCGGCTGGCGCGTCACCCCCGCACCCGTTCGGGGCGCACTGGTGGCCCGGCTCGGTGAACTCCTGATCGAGCACAAGAGCGATCTCGCCACGCTCGTCACCGTCGAGGCGGGGAAGATCACCTCCGAGGCACTGGGCGAGGTGCAGGAGATGATCGACGTCTGCCAGTTCGCCGTTGGTCTCTCGCGTCAGCTGTACGGCAAGACCATCGCATCCGAGCGGCCCGGCCACCGGCTGATGGAGACGTGGCATCCGCTCGGCGTCGTCGGCGTCATCACCGCATTCAACTTCCCGGTCGCGGTCTGGGCGTGGAACACCGCCGTCGCGCTGGTATGTGGAAACACCGTGGTGTGGAAGCCTTCTGAACTCACCCCGCTCACCGCGATCGCGTGCCAGGCCCTGATCGAGCGCGCCGCAGACGACGTGGGTGCACCCCATGACGTCAGCCGACTCGTCCTTGGCGCCCGCGAGATCGGCGAACTGCTGGTCGACGACGCCCGAGTGGCGCTGCTGAGCGCGACTGGCTCGGTGCGGATGGGCCGGGAGGTCGGGCCGCGGGTGGCACAGCGCTTCGGCAAGGCGCTTCTGGAACTGGGCGGCAACAACGCGGCGATCGTCGCACCCTCGGCCGACCTCGATCTGGCGGTTCGCGGCATCGTGTTCGCCGCGGCGGGCACCGCGGGCCAGCGCTGCACCAGCATGCGCCGCGTGATCGCCCACACGTCGGTGGTGGACACCCTCGTCGAGCGTATCGAGCAGGCCTACCGCAGCCTGCCGGTCGGAGATCCGGCGGCCGAGGGCACCCTGGTCGGACCGCTGATCCACGAGCGCGCCTACCGCGACATGGTCGGCGCGCTCGAGCAGGCCAGGGCCGACGGCGGCGAGGTCATCGGCGGTGAGCATGTCGAGGTGGACGCGGGCGGCTTCTACGTGCGGCCCGCCCTGGTCCGGATGCCTGCGCAGACCGCCGTGGTGCACGACGAGACGTTCGCGCCGATCCTCTACGTGCTGACCTATGACGATCTCGACGAGGCCATCGCACTGAACAACGCGGTACCGCAGGGGCTTTCGTCGGCGATCTTCACCACCGACATTCGTGAGGCCGAACGCTTCATGGCCGCCGACGGATCGGACTGCGGCATCGCCAACGTCAACATCGGCACCTCGGGCGCGGAGATTGGCGGAGCATTCGGCGGCGAGAAGCAGACCGGCGGTGGCCGCGAGTCAGGGTCCGACTCGTGGAAGGCCTACATGCGACGCGCCACCAACACCGTCAACTACAGCTCCGAGTTGCCGCTCGCTCAGGGCGTCCAGTTCGGCTAA